A stretch of DNA from Balearica regulorum gibbericeps isolate bBalReg1 unplaced genomic scaffold, bBalReg1.pri S36, whole genome shotgun sequence:
GAAAGCGGAGAACTGCATCCAAGGCACCGTGTCCCTCCTGTCCTACTGCCTGTGGAAGGGGGAGAACGTCGCCCTTGTCCTGAAGGGCGTGGGGGTGCTCCTCATGGAAGGCACGAGGGTAGAAATGAAGTTCTACTATGAATTCCTGGAGAAGATCTCTGGGCAGGAAAGTTTGGAGATAGCTGTTTTTAAGGTGAGCGTTTCGCTGAGGCCATCCCGCCATCTTTGGGCTCCTCCGATAGCGAGTGCCTCAGCCACGCTGAGGACGTGCCACCATCTTCGTGCTCCTCCGTTGCAGGTCCCTTGGCTGCTGGACATGGTGGTGTCCCCGCTGGTGCCTGTGGCCTCGCTGACGTTTTCTGGCCGCATCATCCTCTTTCCCGAGTGAGTACGATGGTGGCCGTAGCCGCTGTTGGATGCAGATGCCATGGAGACACCAGGCAGCGACTCTCCTTGATGTCCCCAAGGCATCGTCCCTGCCGTAACGTAGATGCGATGGGAAAGACGGAAGAATTTAGGCGACGTTTTCTTCCCATCATGGCCTGGACTTCTTTGTTGGTTGATTCCATTTCCCACGATGATCCTTGGGGATGGGGCATGGtagacttggggaaaaataggGTGGATTTGGGAAAACAAGGGCCTTTACGGCAACACCAGTAACTGCCTGTGAGCAGATGGTCGTGCCGAGGCTTGGTGGTTCTCCGGCTCATGTCTTCTCCTTGTCTCCAGGTTTGAAATGCAGGTTGTGCCCAAACCACCGCCCAGGGCTCTCAAGATCTCGAGCCAAGGTCGTGGTGAGGACAAAGGGATGAGAAGAATGACGTTGCCACCTCTTGGGCGAGGTCGGAAAGTGAAAGCAGCTCCCGGCTCCTTCCCGTAGCGTGTGGGCAACCAATGCTGCCATGGTGGCTCCCAGGGGAGCGGAACGGCTCCTTTGGAGGTTTTGGGGAACGCTCTTCTGATGAGGTGTCTCCTTTCTGGTTCCAGCGGGACCTTCTGGTTTTCCATTTGCTGCTACTCCGAAGTCGATGAACACTGAAACACCGCCGTTGTGGGAAATCACGGTGccgaagaagaggaaaaaatctcGGGTCAGGTGAGGCCGAAGGCTCAGGGCTGGCGTCTGCACGGGGTCGTTatgcccagggaggtggggaggtgCCTCGTCCTTGGAAAAGTTCACGGCCAGGGTTGGACGGGGCTCAGAGCAACCTGGCCTGGTTggggcaggatgcggccccAAACCCATCGTGTCTTCTCCCGCTGTGTCCTTCCAGACGGCAGCCGGTGATCCTGGGGAATTCCTCGGGAAAAAACCAGACGGTGAACAGCCAATCCAAGAGCCGATCCAAATCCAGAGGTCCAACGTCAACGAAACCTCAGAGCgacggaggaggaggaggaggacgaggacgaggaggagaaggaagacgaggaggagaaggaggacgaggaggagaaggaggaggaggagcagagagagtGGTGGAAAAATTCCTCGCTGACATCGCCACGATGAAGGCGGCGAAAGCCAAACCCCAACATTCTCGGGAATCCTCGACCTTCCCGACGCCCATCATAGCCGTATTATCGGCAACGAGCTTGCGCGAGGAACCCACCTCCAAGATCCTCCTACAGCCTCCTCCGAGACCAAAGGGACCAAAAACCTGATGTTCAGCCCCCAGAATAAATTTGTCGAGGCCCCAGTTGGAGCGTTTGGGTGAGAGAGAAATGGTGAAAACGTAGAGAAGTGGGCAAAAAAGCGGCGAATTTCAGAAACTGTTGGCGAGCAGAACGGGAATAAGAAGGGTTTCGGGCTGGCCGTTGCTCTGAGATCAAGCCCAGGTGGTGGTGTTGGACGTCGGGTCATCTCAGGGACCTTCCCTCAGGACTTGTTCCATCGGAGGCACCTTTTCCATGGGCGTTATggaaagaaatctgctttttgggAGGACaaagaggggagggatggaggccACCTGAGCCTTCAGGCAAAGCCGTGAGGGTCCGAAGCCCAAGACTGAGGGTCGAAAGCCTGATTTTGGGGGTtccaaaccctcatttttgGGGGTCAAAACCTCATTTTGGGGGTTCCAAACCCTCATTTGAGGGTCTAAATCCTCATTCTGGGGGGTCCTGAGCCTTATTTTGGAGTCTAAAGCCTCATTGTAGGGTCCAAAGCTTCAGTTTTAGTTTTACTAAACTACGCCAAGTctggctttgggggggggggggtggtgtgtgtttAAGGTTCCAAACCCTGTTTGTAGGgttcaaatcttcattttttttaatccaaaccctcatttttgTGGTCCAAACCTTCACTTTTTGGatctaaactttctttttagattCCAAAGCCTCATTGTAGGGTCCAAAACCTGATTTTTGGggtccaaagcctcattttagGGTCTACATGCTCATTCTGGAGGGTCGAAAGCCTCATTTTAGAGTCTAAAATCTCATGGTAGGGTCCAAAACCTCATTTTGGGGGGC
This window harbors:
- the LOC142599677 gene encoding coiled-coil domain-containing protein 81-like isoform X2, with product MVPTHIQDGDEVVIMQRPVFRLARNLMVVHNLRDNKDYLPGHKELEALKYAKVADAASVSRQKAENCIQGTVSLLSYCLWKGENVALVLKGVGVLLMEGTRVEMKFYYEFLEKISGQESLEIAVFKVPWLLDMVVSPLVPVASLTFSGRIILFPEA
- the LOC142599677 gene encoding coiled-coil domain-containing protein 81-like isoform X1, giving the protein MVPTHIQDGDEVVIMQRPVFRLARNLMVVHNLRDNKDYLPGHKELEALKYAKVADAASVSRQKAENCIQGTVSLLSYCLWKGENVALVLKGVGVLLMEGTRVEMKFYYEFLEKISGQESLEIAVFKVPWLLDMVVSPLVPVASLTFSGRIILFPEATS